One window from the genome of Thermococcus siculi encodes:
- a CDS encoding MinD/ParA family ATP-binding protein, with the protein MVAVVITGRGGAGKTTMTANLGAYFAKSGYRSLVIDGDLYLPKLAFHFGIYTPQYNIHTLLKNPDMRVVQAVYHDPRTGVDVLPGSSKLSDVINLDQRRLRDIVREIQTRYNITIIDSPVGIPFDTISTFRLAQYQLIIVEIERCPIHSVHRMIENEVIKLKSIGDAYGLKVGVILNKVRESSENVRDIVDFLEYSIEVPVVGVVPFDRRVPEATNYGRPVIDYAPRTKASKAISEAGGILDEWVFGKKERKGPLARLYEALLSLLHRTSVPSLKKL; encoded by the coding sequence ATGGTAGCAGTGGTTATCACAGGGAGGGGTGGTGCCGGAAAGACCACGATGACAGCCAATCTGGGGGCGTACTTCGCGAAGAGCGGCTACCGCTCGCTGGTCATAGACGGCGATCTATATCTCCCGAAGCTGGCCTTCCACTTCGGAATATACACCCCTCAGTACAACATCCACACCCTCCTGAAGAACCCGGACATGAGGGTCGTCCAGGCGGTCTACCACGACCCAAGAACCGGCGTCGACGTCCTGCCGGGCAGTTCAAAGCTTTCGGATGTTATAAACCTGGATCAGAGACGGCTGAGGGATATAGTCAGGGAGATACAGACCCGCTACAACATCACGATAATAGACTCACCCGTTGGGATACCCTTCGACACGATATCGACCTTCCGCCTGGCCCAGTACCAGCTCATCATCGTCGAGATAGAGCGCTGTCCGATCCACTCAGTCCACAGGATGATAGAGAACGAGGTCATCAAGCTGAAGTCCATAGGGGACGCGTACGGCCTCAAGGTGGGCGTGATACTCAACAAGGTGAGGGAGTCCTCCGAGAATGTGAGGGACATAGTGGACTTTCTCGAGTACAGCATTGAGGTTCCGGTCGTTGGGGTTGTTCCCTTCGACCGCAGGGTTCCCGAGGCAACGAACTACGGACGGCCCGTTATCGACTACGCCCCCAGAACAAAGGCCTCAAAGGCCATATCCGAGGCGGGGGGCATACTGGACGAGTGGGTGTTCGGGAAGAAGGAGAGGAAGGGGCCGCTGGCCAGGCTCTACGAGGCGCTGCTTTCACTCCTCCACAGAACGAGCGTTCCTTCTCTCAAAAAGCTCTGA
- the pyrE gene encoding orotate phosphoribosyltransferase, producing the protein MKDELIRAFFSENAILFGRFVLTSGKESDYYINVKKLSTNPGALRLIARLMAEEAERAGIEFDRVAGPELGAVPIATALSIETDRPLVIVRKKPKGHGTGSQIEGEVKPGDRVFLVEDVTTTGGSVLRAAEVLEKLGAEIAAISVVVDREEGAGERIGERYTFIPLVRVSELFERRNARSVEE; encoded by the coding sequence TTGAAGGACGAGTTGATCCGGGCCTTCTTCTCAGAGAACGCGATCCTCTTCGGGCGCTTCGTGCTGACCTCCGGGAAGGAGAGCGATTACTACATAAACGTCAAGAAGCTGAGCACGAATCCAGGGGCCTTGAGGCTCATCGCGAGGCTGATGGCCGAAGAGGCCGAGAGGGCGGGGATAGAGTTTGACCGCGTGGCCGGTCCGGAGCTGGGTGCAGTTCCGATAGCCACGGCCCTGTCCATCGAAACTGACAGGCCCCTGGTTATAGTCAGGAAGAAACCCAAGGGACACGGAACCGGGAGCCAGATCGAGGGTGAGGTGAAGCCGGGGGACAGGGTTTTCCTGGTCGAGGACGTCACCACAACCGGCGGGAGCGTCCTCAGGGCGGCGGAGGTTCTTGAGAAACTTGGGGCGGAGATAGCGGCGATAAGCGTGGTTGTGGACAGGGAGGAGGGAGCCGGGGAGAGAATTGGGGAGCGCTACACTTTCATCCCGCTGGTCAGGGTCTCAGAGCTTTTTGAGAGAAGGAACGCTCGTTCTGTGGAGGAGTGA
- a CDS encoding PrsW family glutamic-type intramembrane protease: protein MIEVIVLVLYSIMVLVVGVKLYFRADWWLVKVDRVLPEVSTGKAAVYAILIMLIAGVLEVAVMYVLQEFQLLLALAFPLVVGLIEEGAKLLPYFLKKGDVLRRWRLTFKVALVFAIAEAVLYGIALLASGNLLGALLRIIVVMFHVAFTSIALASALGGSPVKGYLKASILHGLYDAPIFSVLAENNSLSVLMSLLGFGAMVYTYIHINDAFEIVHTIGERAVEERKKEARRFWEEKGIELTWG from the coding sequence ATGATAGAGGTAATAGTGCTCGTGCTCTACAGCATCATGGTGCTCGTTGTAGGTGTGAAACTCTACTTCCGCGCTGACTGGTGGTTAGTCAAGGTAGACAGAGTCCTGCCGGAGGTCAGTACGGGGAAAGCGGCAGTCTACGCCATTCTGATCATGCTCATAGCGGGTGTTCTCGAGGTTGCCGTGATGTACGTCCTCCAGGAATTTCAGCTTCTCCTGGCCCTAGCATTCCCGTTGGTGGTGGGTTTAATCGAAGAGGGGGCAAAGCTCCTCCCGTACTTCCTCAAGAAGGGGGACGTGCTCCGCCGTTGGAGGCTTACCTTCAAGGTGGCCCTGGTATTCGCCATCGCAGAGGCCGTCCTGTACGGAATTGCACTTTTGGCCTCGGGAAACCTGCTGGGTGCACTCTTGAGGATAATAGTCGTCATGTTTCACGTCGCATTCACCTCCATAGCCCTGGCCTCGGCCCTCGGGGGTTCTCCAGTAAAGGGGTATCTGAAGGCTTCTATCCTTCACGGACTCTACGATGCCCCCATCTTCAGTGTTCTCGCGGAGAACAATTCACTGTCGGTTCTGATGTCACTGCTGGGTTTTGGAGCAATGGTTTACACATACATCCATATCAATGACGCCTTTGAAATCGTTCACACAATAGGTGAAAGGGCAGTAGAGGAGAGGAAAAAAGAAGCCAGAAGATTCTGGGAGGAGAAAGGGATAGAACTCACGTGGGGCTGA